The following coding sequences lie in one Cannabis sativa cultivar Pink pepper isolate KNU-18-1 chromosome 5, ASM2916894v1, whole genome shotgun sequence genomic window:
- the LOC115716547 gene encoding uncharacterized protein LOC115716547: protein MKVTHKDSEKVVWDQMRSSSGNSIVMGQSRPLPKIIFCLMLFVCVTYVVYTLKLITNSSVVACDDESLYTVGHSRVVSTTLLLSNNNKNSSTTTSAAADSVQIARRKSRETAEKTEIRHVVFGVAASASLWSQRKNYIKLWYRPKTMRGVVWLDKIVEKDGNGEGEEDDRKLLPPLKISSDTSVFPYTNKQGHRSAIRISRIVSETLRLGLKDVRWFVMGDDDTVFVTDNLVRILRKYDHNQMYYIGSLSESHLQNIFFSYGMAYGGGGFAISYPLAKALSKMQDRCIHRYPGLYGSDDRMQACMAELGVPLTKEVGFHQYDVYGNLFGLLAAHPVTPLVSLHHLDIVEPIFPNVTRVEALQRLSAPIKLDSAAIMQQSICYDNSKSWTISVSWGFAVQIFRGVFSPREIEMPSRTFLNWYRRADYIAYAFNTRPVSRNPCQKPFVFYLSKTKFDHSKNQTVTEYVRHRVPHPLCRWKMADPSLFNIVKVYKKPDPDLWNRSPRRNCCRVLEFSEKNKTMTIDVGVCKDGEVSEIKESTKKNRRDV, encoded by the exons ATGAAGGTTACCCATAAAGATTCGGAGAAAGTTGTTTGGGATCAGATGAGGAGTTCCTCAGGTAACTCCATTGTAATGGGTCAAAGCCGACCTTTACCCAAAATAATTTTCTGCCTTATGCTCTTCGTCTGTGTCACTTATGTCGTTTACACTCTTAAGCTCATCACAAACTCAAGCGTTGTCGCGTGCGACGATGAATCCCTCTACACCGTTGGCCACAGCCGTGTAGTTTCCACTACTTTGCTACTCTCTAACAACAATAAGAACAGCTCCACCACTACTTCAGCTGCTGCTGATTCTGTTCAGATTGCGCGGCGCAAATCTCGAGAAACGGCGGAGAAAACTGAaatacgacatgtcgtttttgggGTTGCTGCTTCGGCGAGTCTGTGGAGTCAGAGAAAGAACTACATCAAGCTCTGGTACAGACCCAAGACAATGAGAGGTGTCGTTTGGCTTGATAAAATCGTGGAAAAGGATGGAAACGGTGAAGGAGAAGAAGATGACCGAAAACTCCTCCCGCCGTTGAAGATATCGAGCGATACTTCTGTGTTTCCGTACACGAACAAGCAGGGTCACCGTTCGGCGATTCGGATCTCGCGGATCGTGTCGGAGACGCTCCGTTTGGGGCTCAAGGACGTGAGGTGGTTCGTTATGGGTGACGACGACACCGTTTTTGTCACCGACAATCTGGTGAGGATCTTAAGGAAGTACGATCATAACCAGATGTACTACATCGGAAGCCTTTCGGAGAGTCATTTACAGAACATTTTCTTCTCGTACGGCATGGCCTACGGCGGAGGAGGCTTCGCCATTAGCTACCCTTTAGCCAAAGCTCTCTCGAAAATGCAGGACCGCTGTATTCATCGGTACCCGGGATTGTACGGCTCCGATGACCGAATGCAAGCATGCATGGCCGAACTCGGTGTTCCACTCACTAAAGAAGTGGGTTTTCACCAG TATGATGTATATGGGAACTTGTTTGGGCTCCTAGCGGCGCATCCAGTGACGCCATTGGTGTCCCTGCATCACCTTGATATTGTGGAGCCAATTTTCCCTAATGTTACTCGTGTGGAAGCACTTCAAAGACTCAGTGCTCCAATCAAGTTGGACTCAGCTGCAATCATGCAACAATCCATTTGTTATGACAATTCGAAGAGCTGGACCATTTCTGTTTCGTGGGGTTTTGCGGTTCAGATCTTCCGAGGTGTCTTTTCACCTCGTGAGATTGAGATGCCGTCTAGAACTTTTTTGAATTGGTACAGAAGAGCAGATTACATAGCATACGCGTTCAATACTCGACCTGTTAGCAGAAATCCATGTCAAAAACCTTTTGTTTTTTACTTGTCCAAGACAAAATTTGATCATTCTAAGAATCAAACAGTTACCGAATATGTTCGTCATCGAGTTCCACACCCTCTCTGCCGATGGAAGATGGCCGATCCTTCTTTGTTTAACATAGTGAAAGTTTATAAAAAGCCAGACCCAGATCTTTGGAACAGG TCTCCCAGAAGAAATTGTTGCAGGGTTTTGGAGTTTTCAGAGAAGAATAAAACTATGACAATCGATGTTGGTGTGTGTAAAGATGGTGAGGTCAGCGAAATTAAAGAgtcaactaaaaaaaatagaagagatgtctaa